A part of Dreissena polymorpha isolate Duluth1 chromosome 13, UMN_Dpol_1.0, whole genome shotgun sequence genomic DNA contains:
- the LOC127855098 gene encoding ribosomal biogenesis factor-like → MGKNKPKAQTQKVKQQKAFVVGTIKKAKTKPISSNLKKLNLQSTRAKTDKVDASFKEIRQQIQEAASASTEKPKAVASQGKSSRKETTKEPVDMDTATESFSKL, encoded by the exons ATGGGTAAAAACAAGCCCAAGGCGCAGACTCAGAAGGTCAAGCAACAGAAGGCGTTCGTGGTGGGAACCATCAAGAAGGCGAAGACCAAGCCTATCTCCTCCAACCTGAAGAAG TTGAATCTGCAGTCGACGAGAGCCAAGACGGACAAGGTGGATGCCAGCTTTAAGGAGATCCGCCAACAGATCCAGGAGGCGGCCAGTGCGTCTACAGAAAAACCCAAGGCTGTCGCTTCG CAAGGGAAGTCATCACGAAAAGAAACAACCAAGGAACCCGTCGATATGGACACAGCTACCGAGAGTTTCTCCAAGTTATGA